A genomic segment from Variovorax paradoxus B4 encodes:
- a CDS encoding putative cysteine dioxygenase: MSGVPAVAPPREFVVAFGRLLDSGPNEPRILSEGGALPRRLVARDDRLPDAFAQPDPARYQQFLLHADSTERFSVVSFVWGPGQATPVHDHTVWGLIGMLRGAEYSQGYAVGPDGRARPQGKAVRLDAGDVEAVSPRIGDLHRVHNAHADRVSISIHVYGANIGAVRRHTYPAEGARKPFVSGYSNSLLPNLWDRSAELRSTTSA, translated from the coding sequence GTGAGCGGCGTGCCTGCTGTCGCACCGCCGCGCGAATTCGTCGTCGCGTTCGGCCGCCTGCTCGACAGCGGGCCCAACGAGCCGCGCATTCTTTCCGAAGGCGGCGCCCTGCCTCGCAGGCTGGTTGCGCGCGACGACCGGCTGCCGGACGCCTTTGCCCAACCCGATCCGGCGCGCTACCAGCAGTTCCTGCTGCATGCCGACAGCACCGAACGCTTCTCGGTCGTGAGTTTTGTCTGGGGACCGGGGCAGGCGACGCCGGTGCACGACCATACCGTGTGGGGCCTGATCGGCATGCTGCGCGGCGCCGAATACAGCCAGGGCTATGCCGTCGGCCCCGATGGCCGGGCGCGTCCGCAGGGCAAGGCGGTGCGGCTCGATGCCGGCGACGTGGAAGCCGTCTCGCCCCGCATCGGCGACCTGCATCGCGTGCACAACGCGCATGCAGACCGCGTATCGATCAGCATCCACGTGTACGGTGCCAACATCGGGGCCGTGCGGCGGCATACTTACCCGGCCGAGGGCGCACGCAAGCCCTTCGTCTCGGGCTACTCCAACTCGCTGCTTCCCAACCTGTGGGACCGCTCAGCCGAACTCAGATCGACGACATCCGCATGA
- a CDS encoding rhodanese-related sulfurtransferase, with protein sequence MTTAAFPLLPFAAVRERLLAREETALLDVREEDPFAQAHPLWAANLPLSRIEIEAWRRIPRRDTFIVLYGAHGDIDLAPLAARTLASLGYANLHLLEGGLEGWRAAGGELFRDVNVPSKSFGELVEHERHTPSLSAPEVKALVEGKANVVVLDARRFDEYRTMSIPSATSVPGAELVLRVRELAPDPTTQVIVNCAGRTRSIIGTQSLVNAGIPNPVAALRNGTVGWKLAGQLLDHGADRKAPAAVSDAHRAQAQADARRVAEKADVRRIALDALHTLEAPGRTVYRFDVRTPEEYEAGHLPGFASAPGGQLVQETDHQVPVRGARIVLADDDGVRASMSASWLAQMGWEVYVPDTVPPASAFTETAAPPPAHPPAAAAVAEISPTELAALLKQQIGTAVIDVTTSANYVKRHIPGAWYAIRAQLAQAVDAAIPPAQRYVLTCGSSLLARYAAADLRLLLDARGERDVEVLVLAGGNAAWFAAGLEAETGETRLATPRTDRYRRPYEGTDAPAEAMQAYLDWEYGLVAQLGRDGTHHFHVI encoded by the coding sequence ATGACGACCGCTGCCTTTCCCCTGCTGCCCTTTGCCGCCGTGCGCGAGCGCCTGCTCGCACGCGAGGAAACCGCGCTGCTCGACGTGCGCGAGGAAGACCCCTTCGCGCAGGCGCATCCGCTGTGGGCGGCGAACCTGCCGCTCTCGCGCATCGAGATCGAAGCCTGGCGGCGCATTCCGCGGCGGGACACCTTCATCGTGCTGTACGGCGCGCACGGCGACATCGACCTGGCGCCGCTGGCCGCGCGCACGCTGGCCTCGCTGGGCTATGCGAACCTGCACCTGCTCGAAGGCGGCCTCGAGGGCTGGCGCGCGGCCGGCGGCGAGCTGTTCCGCGACGTGAACGTGCCGAGCAAGTCCTTTGGCGAACTGGTCGAGCACGAGCGGCACACGCCCTCGCTCTCCGCACCCGAGGTGAAGGCCCTGGTCGAGGGCAAGGCCAATGTGGTGGTGCTCGACGCACGGCGCTTCGACGAATACCGGACGATGAGCATCCCCTCTGCCACCAGCGTGCCCGGCGCGGAACTGGTGCTGCGCGTGCGCGAGCTGGCTCCCGACCCGACGACGCAGGTGATCGTCAATTGCGCGGGCCGCACGCGCAGCATCATCGGCACGCAGTCGCTGGTGAATGCGGGCATTCCGAACCCGGTGGCGGCGCTGCGCAACGGCACCGTCGGCTGGAAGCTCGCGGGGCAGCTGCTCGACCATGGCGCGGACCGGAAGGCGCCGGCCGCGGTATCCGATGCGCATCGCGCGCAGGCCCAGGCCGACGCGCGGCGCGTCGCGGAAAAGGCCGACGTGCGCCGCATCGCGCTCGATGCGCTGCACACGCTGGAAGCCCCAGGGCGCACCGTGTACCGCTTCGACGTGCGCACGCCCGAGGAATACGAGGCCGGCCACCTGCCCGGCTTCGCGAGCGCGCCCGGCGGGCAGCTGGTGCAGGAAACCGATCACCAGGTGCCGGTGCGCGGCGCTCGCATCGTGCTGGCCGACGACGACGGTGTGCGAGCCTCGATGAGCGCGTCGTGGCTCGCGCAGATGGGGTGGGAGGTCTACGTGCCCGACACGGTGCCGCCCGCTTCGGCCTTCACCGAGACCGCTGCGCCGCCGCCCGCCCATCCGCCCGCCGCGGCCGCGGTGGCAGAGATCTCGCCCACGGAGCTGGCGGCCCTGCTGAAGCAGCAGATCGGCACGGCGGTGATCGACGTGACCACCAGCGCCAACTACGTGAAGCGCCACATCCCCGGGGCCTGGTATGCCATTCGCGCCCAGCTTGCGCAGGCCGTCGACGCGGCCATCCCGCCGGCGCAGCGCTATGTGCTGACCTGCGGCAGCAGCCTCCTCGCGCGCTACGCCGCGGCCGACCTGCGCCTGCTGCTCGATGCGCGCGGCGAGCGCGACGTGGAAGTGCTGGTGCTGGCCGGCGGCAACGCGGCATGGTTCGCGGCAGGCCTGGAGGCGGAAACCGGCGAGACACGGCTCGCGACACCGCGCACCGACCGCTACCGCAGGCCCTATGAAGGCACGGATGCGCCGGCGGAGGCCATGCAGGCCTACCTGGACTGGGAATACGGCCTTGTCGCGCAACTGGGGCGTGACGGAACGCACCATTTCCACGTGATCTGA